TTTTATAAGATTCGCTCCAGACTGTCTAGCTAATTCTTTTAAGTTATTAATATTTTCATAATAAGAACAGTTATTTGACAAACCATTATCTGTAGCTTTTATTTCACCTATTTTTTCTCCTAAAATTTTTTGATCATCAACAATATCCATTACAACTACCAATTCATCTTTAGAAAGTTCAGGCATTTTTTTAATTATAGAACTCCTTAATTTAGGTGAACACGAAACTAAACTGATAAGATATAAAACAATTAATCCTTTTTTCATATAATAGGTTAAATCAAAAAAAGCAACCTAAAAAAGGTTGCTTTTAAATATTTATAAAAACACGTGATTCATATATTAAATATGTAACGCTCTATCATCCGTAGCCGCTAAAGCAGCTTCTTTAATAGCTTCGGTAAATGTTGGATGCGCATGTGACATACGAGATACATCTTCAGCAGATGCTCTATATTCCATAGCTACAACAGCTTCGGCAATCATATCGGCAGCACGAGCACCAACCATATGCACGCCTAAAATTTCATCGGTAGTTTTATCTGCTAAAATCTTTACAAAACCATCTAAATCCATACTAGCACGACTTCGACCTAAAGCACGCATTGGAAACTGACCTGTTTTATAAGCTATTCCCGCTTCTTTTAATTGCTCTTCGGTTTTACCAACCGCAGCAACTTCTGGCCATGTATAAACAACACCTGGAATTAAATTATAATCGATATGTGGTTTTTGACCTGCAATAGTTTCAGCAACAAAAACGCCTTCTTCTTCAGCTTTATGAGCTAACATAGCGCCTTTTACAACATCGCCAATAGCATAAATATTTGATGCACTTGTTTGTAAATGATCGTTAACCTCAACTTGACCTCTATCGGTTAGTTTTACCCCTGCAGCTTCTGCATTTAAACCATCGGTATATGGACGACGGCCAACAGACACTAAACAATAGTCGCCTTTAAACTCTACTTCTTCACCTTTTTTATTGTCTGCTTTCACAATAACTTCATCGCCAACACGCTCTACAGATTTTACTTTATGAGAAATATTAATTTTGAATTTTTGTTTCTTTAAAACTTTATTAAGCTCTTTAGAAAGACCAGAATCCATAGTTGGAATAATACGGTCCATAAACTCAACAACTGATACCTCTGCACCTAATCTTTTATAAACTTGTCCTAATTCTAAACCAATAACACCACCACCAATAACAATTAAATGTTTTGGAATTTCTTTTAGTTTCAAAGCTTCGGTAGATGTAATAACTCGCTCTTTATCTAATTTTATAAACGGTAAGTTTGACGGCTTACTACCGGTAGCAATAATGGTGTTTTTTGCTTCAATCTCAGTCGTTTCGTCGCCAGAAATTGTAATATGGGTTGCATCTTTAAAGCTTCCTAAACCTTGATAAACATCAATGTTATTTTTCTTCATTAAAAAATCAATCCCACCTGTAGTTTGATCTACAACAGCTTGTTTACGAGCTATCATTTTTTCTAAATTCACTTTAATATCGCCAGGAATTTCAATTCCATGCTCTTCAAAATGTTTTATAGCATCTTCGTAATGATGTGACGAATCTAAAAGCGCTTTACTTGGTATACAACCTACATTTAGGCAAGTACCACCTAGTGTATTATATTTTTCAATAATGGCAGTTTTCATGCCTAATTGTGCGCAACGTATAGCTGCAACATATCCTCCAGGACCTGAGCCTATAACGGCTACATCGTATGAATTCATAATATATTTTTGACGTTCGTTTTTTAAAAATCAATATCAAAAATACAAATGTTTTATGGGAAGGCAATAAAAAACAATGCTTTATAGGTGAATTTATAATTTTGATAATAAAGTGGATAAATATTCGCAATAACACGAACTTTTAATTACGAATTCTTCTTTTTCTTAATGTTTGCTAAAACCCATTCTAGTTCTGGGTCTTTTTTCAAATTTCTATCTTTAATTGTTGGTAATATTTTAACATCTGGCTTTACACCATAACCATCTGGGTTTTGTTTATAGGAGGTTTCTACTTGCATTAACCCCATTCTAATTTTAAGTTTTGATGTTGGCATTTCATAAATTTTATAAATACCAGCCACACATCCATTATATGCACCTCCTGTTTCTTCACCAACAAAAACCACTCTTTTGTTTGTTTTGAGATGTGTTGAAATGAGAGATGATGCCGAAAAAGAATTTCCGTTAATGAGTACATATAAATTTCCGCTATAATGCATTGATTTAGGTGCTTTCTCTTTTGAGAATCTAAGGTTATAATAGAATCTCCCATCACGTTTTTTTGTTTTAATTAAATTATGAATAACAATAAATGGCGAGAATAGTCCTGAAACAATTTTTAATGCATTTGGACTTGCATCACTCATTAAAAAACTTAAATATGGTAATCTATTGGCCACTTCGCTTTCTTCAATAAGTTTATAATTCTTATCTGTTAAATAAGCATATAAATAATCTACTTCAGAAATTCTCCCACCTACATTATCTCTCAAATCGAGAATGAGATTTTTTGTTTTAGCCGAATCTAATTTGGCAAAACTTTCTTTATAAAACTTTTTATAATTTCTATTACCAAAAGCTTTAATCTTCATATAACCCACAGTAGGATCTACCTCTAAAAACTTGAAGTTTCTTGTATAACTTTTATCTTTTTTTATAAAACCATACTTTCTATCATTCTTATTTTTTTCTTTAGCTGCAATGCGATTATTCTTTTTCTCTGTTTTAGTTAGTTTGCGCTTCTTTGCTAATTTAACCTGCTCTTTATCTTTTGGAATACGCTTAAAAGTTCTATTAAATAAAGAATCTTTCAATTTAAATGTTAGAGTTAAACTATCTAAAAAGCCTTTATCTTTATAATAAAAATACGGAAACCCTTTGCCTACATATCTATTGTATAGTGTTTGGTTATATCCATCGGAAGCAAAACGTTTCTTATATAGTTTCACTAAATCAGTAGCCAAATCATCTTCTATTTTAAAAACCTCACACCCTACTAGAGTTGAATCTTCTTCTCTAACATTAGTCACCCAAAGTTTCTGGTTTAAATATTCAAAATCTAAATCGTAAAATTGAAATTTCTTCTTTTTTAATAGTTTACGTTCTTTTCTAGTAAATCGTTTATTAACAGATCCTACCGAGATATGCCCCTGTCTTACAAACCTTACCACAGGTGATAGCTTTTTATAGAACTCACGTGAATTTATTGGTGATTTTATTGAAGTTTTAAGACTATCAAATTTAAAATCCAAATCTTCTTTAGATGTGTATTGATATAGTTTTGGATGATGTCGTTTTAATTGATTGTAAACTTTATCAACATCACTGCGTAAATCTTCAACAGCATGTAAACTACTAGTTTGTTCATTATATTTTTTAACGCTATTACATGAGACTAGGAGTATTAAAATAAGTATAGAACAAAACAGTGTCTTCATATAAATTATAAATGATAATTTTTAGCGAACAACTAAAATACTTGTATTTAAGCAAATTCAAAATCTATTACACATTATTTAACTTTTCAACAATTTCAATCAACCTTGAAAATAAATTTATGTAGTTTTGTGGTTCATGCAAAAAAACATAAACATACAAAACAAAAAAGCCCGCTTTCTATATGAAATATTAGATAAGTATACGGCTGGTATTGTATTAACAGGAACCGAAATAAAATCGATACGAAGCAGTAGAGCTAGTATTGCTGAAAGTTTTTGTGAGTTTAACGAACGTGGTGAACTTTTTGTTATTAATATGACTATTGAAGAGTATGCATTTGGTAATTACTACAACCACAGACCAAAAGCAGAACGTAAACTCCTTTTAAATAAAAAAGAATTAAAAAAATTACTTAAAGAAGTTCAAAATACAGGACTTACCATTGTGCCTTTACGCTTATTTATTAATGATAAAGGCTATGCTAAAATGGTAATTGCTCTAGCAAAAGGGAAAAAACTCTATGATAAGCGAGAAAGTATTAAGGATCGTGATAACAAACGTGATTTAGATAGAATTAAGAAAATTTATAAGTAGATTTTTAATTTTAAGAAACCCTTAACGCTTCAACACTTTACTAATCTTTAATTTGTACTCTTAAATTATTACAACATTCTATAAATGAAAAACCTTCTATTAGTATTAGCGATAAGTTTTATATCAATAACATCTCATTCTCAAGAAAAAAACGAATCTGAAAAAGATTACTCTAAAAACGTATCAACACTTAATAATACTATAGAATCTCTATATCATGTGATTTCTGGTGAAAAAGGTACCGAAAGAGATTGGGCACTTTTTAAATTCTTATTTAAACCTAATGCTAAATTAATTCCTTCATGGAAAAATAAAGAAGGTATCTATGAAATACGCTACATGAAACCAGACGATTATATTAAAAACTCTGAAAAATGGCTTGTTGAAAATGGCTTTTTTGAAAAAGAAATACATCGCAAAGTAGATACTTTTGGGAAAATTTCTCAAGTATTTAGTACTTATGAATCCTTTTACAGTGAAGCTGATGAAAAACCATTTATGCGAGGCATTAATAGTATTCAATTACTAAATGACGGCGAACGCTGGTGGATAGTTAACATTTACTGGACACAAGAAACCGAAAGACAGCCAATTCCTAAAGAGTTTTTAAGATAAATTACTATTTAAAAATTACTCTATTATGGGAAAGCAGTTTTCAAAAATCAGTCTAGAATTACAAGACTTCATCAAAGAACAAAACATTTTTTTTGTGGGTACAGCTGCTCAAGATGGCCGCGTTAATATTTCACCAAAAGGACATGATAGCCTTCGGGTTTTAAATCCCAATAAATTGGTTTGGTTAAACCTTACTGGGAGTGGTAACGAAACTGCTGCACATCTTTTAAAAAATGATAGAATGACTGTTATGTTTTGTGCTTTTGAAGGCAAACCTCTTATTTTAAGACTTTACGGAAATGCTAAAATATATCACGAAAGGGATGCCGAATTTCATCAGTATATTGATTTATTCGAACAAAATACAGGCTCAAGACAAATTATAGAATTAGATATTGATTTAGTGCAAACCTCTTGTGGCTACTCAGTGCCTTTTATGGATTTTAAAGAAGAACGCGGCATGCTAAATTCTTGGTCTGAAAAACAAGGTAAAGAAAAAATAAAAACGTATTGGCAGGAAAAAAACACAAAAAGTATTGATGGTTTTGAAACTAATATCATCTCCAGCTAACAAAACTAATTATCAATTCTTATCCTCTAACAAAGGCACAAATCTGAATTCACCAAATTCTTCCTGTTCAAATTCTTTAGCTCCTTTTCTAATAAAAAGTGTCATAATTTGAACATCATCACCCACAGGAATAACAAGTCTTCCTCCTATTTTTAACTGACTCAGCAATGGTTTAGGTACAAAAGGCGCACCTGCTGTAACAATAATACTATCAAAAGGCGCTTCTTCTGGCAACCCTTTATAACCGTCACCAAAAATAAGTTTCTTAGCCCGATAACCAAGATTAGGTAAAAATTTACTCGTCTTTTTAAATAATTCTTGCTGGCGCTCAATACTAAATACTTTAGCTCCTAACTCACATAAAACAGCCGTTTGGTAACCACTTCCTGTACCAATTTCAAGAATTTTATCGTCTTTTTTCACTTCTAACAATTCACTTTGAAATGCAACAGTATAAGGTTGTGAAATCGTTTGGTCTGCCGAGATAGGAAACGCCTTATCCTGATAAGCATGGTCTAAAAAGCCCGAATCCATAAACAAATGTCTCGGTATTTTACCAATGGCATTTAAAACGGCTATATTGGCTATACCTTTCTTTTTTAATACGTTAACTAATTGTTGTCTTAATCCCTTGTGCTTAAAAGTGTCTTTCAATGGTGGTGTAGTTTGTCCTGCTAAAATTAGTCAAAGATTTTAAAGCTGAAAACAATTTTATTACATTTTATTTTCACTGAAAAATTCATGTTAAATCATCAAATTCATGTCTTAAATATCTTATTTTTGTTGAAAACGTAAATAATTATGCTAAAAGTTGGTGTACTTGGTGCTGGCCACCTAGGAAAAATTCATTTAAGACTTCTTAACCAATCTGAAAAATACAACCTTGTTGGGTTTTATGATGCTGATGAAGCAAATGGTAAAAAAGTAGAAGCCGAATTTGGATATACATTTTTCGATTCTATTGAATCCCTTATCGATGCTGTTGATGTGGTAGATATCGTAACTCCTACCTTATCTCATTATGATTGTGCAAAACAAGCCATAGCAAAAGGCAAGCACATTTTTATTGAAAAACCTATTACTAATACGGTAGAAGAAGCTGAACATATTAGGCAACTCTTAGCAGAACATAATTTACGCGGACAAGTAGGACATGTTGAACGGTTTAACCCCGCATTTTTAGCCGTTAGAGACGAAATTAAATCTCCAATGTTTATTGAAACACACCGATTAGCAGAGTTTAATCCTAGAGGTACCGATGTTCCTGTCGTTTTAGATTTAATGATTCACGATATAGATATTATTTTAAGCATCGTAAAATCTAAAGTCAAAAATATTTCGGCAAGTGGTGTCTCAGTTATAAGTGACACACCCGATATTGCCAATGCGCGATTAGAATTTGAAAACGGCTGTGTTGCCAATTTAACAGCAAGTAGAATTTCTCTTAAAAGAATGCGTAAGGCACGCTTCTTTCAAAAAGACGCTTATATCTCAGTCGATTTTCTTGAAAAGAAATGTGAAGTCGTTAAAATGAAAGATGCACCCGAAAACCCAGGTGATTTTGATATGGTATTACAAAATGCCGAAGGTGTTAAAAAACAAATCTATTTTGACAACCCAAAAGTAGCAGATAATAATTCTATTTTAGATGAATTAGAAACTTTTGCAGACGCTATTAACAATAACACAACACCAATTGTTACTTTGCATGATGGCACCGAAGCTTTACGTGTTGCTACACAAATTATTAATTGTTTTTGATCCCGTCCTCAATCATTCCCAAAGGGAAGGAAAACTCTAATAGATAAAACTTATAATTATAAAGATATTATTAACATAACAGTTTCTCTCCTTTGGAGAGATTAAGAGAGGCTTATGAAAAACATAGCAGTAATAGGCGCAGGCACCATGGGAAATGGGATTGCACATACCTTTGCCCAAACAGGATTTAAAGTAAACCTTATTGATATTAATGAAGCTTCTCTAAAAAAAGGCATCGTAACCATTTCTAAAAATCTTGATAGGATGGTTGCTAAAGAAAAAATTACCGAACTTGAAAAAGCTAAAACACTTTCAAACATCACAAGTTATACATCTATAGAAGAAGGTGTTAAATCTTCCGATTTAGTGGTAGAAGCAGCCACAGAAAACTTAGATTTAAAGCTCAGTATTTTTAAACAATTAGATGCGGCTTGTAGTAAAAACACCATTCTTGCAACAAACACGTCTTCAATATCTATCACTCAAATAGCAGCAGTAACATCAAGACCAGACAAAGTCATTGGGATGCATTTTATGAACCCAGTGCCTATTATGACTTTGGTTGAAATAATTCGTGGTTATAATACTAGCAATGAAGTAACAAAAATTATCATGGATCTTTCTAAAGCACTTGGAAAAGAACCCGTAGAAGTTAATGACTACCCAGGATTTGTAGCTAATAGAATTTTAATGCCGATGCTTAACGAATCTATTGAAACGTTATACAATGGTGTTGCTGGTGTACACGAAATTGATACGGTTATGAAACTTGGTATGGCACATCCTATGGGACCTTTACAATTAGCAGATTTTATTGGATTAGATGTTTGTTTATCTATCCTTAATGTAATGTACAATGGGTTTAAAAACCCTAAATACGCACCTTGCCCGTTATTAGTAAACATGGTAAATGCTGGTAAATTGGGTGTAAAATCTGGTGAAGG
The nucleotide sequence above comes from Flavobacteriaceae bacterium HL-DH10. Encoded proteins:
- the smpB gene encoding SsrA-binding protein SmpB, giving the protein MQKNINIQNKKARFLYEILDKYTAGIVLTGTEIKSIRSSRASIAESFCEFNERGELFVINMTIEEYAFGNYYNHRPKAERKLLLNKKELKKLLKEVQNTGLTIVPLRLFINDKGYAKMVIALAKGKKLYDKRESIKDRDNKRDLDRIKKIYK
- a CDS encoding 3-hydroxybutyryl-CoA dehydrogenase produces the protein MKNIAVIGAGTMGNGIAHTFAQTGFKVNLIDINEASLKKGIVTISKNLDRMVAKEKITELEKAKTLSNITSYTSIEEGVKSSDLVVEAATENLDLKLSIFKQLDAACSKNTILATNTSSISITQIAAVTSRPDKVIGMHFMNPVPIMTLVEIIRGYNTSNEVTKIIMDLSKALGKEPVEVNDYPGFVANRILMPMLNESIETLYNGVAGVHEIDTVMKLGMAHPMGPLQLADFIGLDVCLSILNVMYNGFKNPKYAPCPLLVNMVNAGKLGVKSGEGFYDYSESRKAEKIAKQFI
- a CDS encoding Gfo/Idh/MocA family oxidoreductase, giving the protein MLKVGVLGAGHLGKIHLRLLNQSEKYNLVGFYDADEANGKKVEAEFGYTFFDSIESLIDAVDVVDIVTPTLSHYDCAKQAIAKGKHIFIEKPITNTVEEAEHIRQLLAEHNLRGQVGHVERFNPAFLAVRDEIKSPMFIETHRLAEFNPRGTDVPVVLDLMIHDIDIILSIVKSKVKNISASGVSVISDTPDIANARLEFENGCVANLTASRISLKRMRKARFFQKDAYISVDFLEKKCEVVKMKDAPENPGDFDMVLQNAEGVKKQIYFDNPKVADNNSILDELETFADAINNNTTPIVTLHDGTEALRVATQIINCF
- the lpdA gene encoding dihydrolipoyl dehydrogenase; translation: MNSYDVAVIGSGPGGYVAAIRCAQLGMKTAIIEKYNTLGGTCLNVGCIPSKALLDSSHHYEDAIKHFEEHGIEIPGDIKVNLEKMIARKQAVVDQTTGGIDFLMKKNNIDVYQGLGSFKDATHITISGDETTEIEAKNTIIATGSKPSNLPFIKLDKERVITSTEALKLKEIPKHLIVIGGGVIGLELGQVYKRLGAEVSVVEFMDRIIPTMDSGLSKELNKVLKKQKFKINISHKVKSVERVGDEVIVKADNKKGEEVEFKGDYCLVSVGRRPYTDGLNAEAAGVKLTDRGQVEVNDHLQTSASNIYAIGDVVKGAMLAHKAEEEGVFVAETIAGQKPHIDYNLIPGVVYTWPEVAAVGKTEEQLKEAGIAYKTGQFPMRALGRSRASMDLDGFVKILADKTTDEILGVHMVGARAADMIAEAVVAMEYRASAEDVSRMSHAHPTFTEAIKEAALAATDDRALHI
- a CDS encoding protein-L-isoaspartate(D-aspartate) O-methyltransferase; this encodes MKDTFKHKGLRQQLVNVLKKKGIANIAVLNAIGKIPRHLFMDSGFLDHAYQDKAFPISADQTISQPYTVAFQSELLEVKKDDKILEIGTGSGYQTAVLCELGAKVFSIERQQELFKKTSKFLPNLGYRAKKLIFGDGYKGLPEEAPFDSIIVTAGAPFVPKPLLSQLKIGGRLVIPVGDDVQIMTLFIRKGAKEFEQEEFGEFRFVPLLEDKN
- a CDS encoding S41 family peptidase; translated protein: MKTLFCSILILILLVSCNSVKKYNEQTSSLHAVEDLRSDVDKVYNQLKRHHPKLYQYTSKEDLDFKFDSLKTSIKSPINSREFYKKLSPVVRFVRQGHISVGSVNKRFTRKERKLLKKKKFQFYDLDFEYLNQKLWVTNVREEDSTLVGCEVFKIEDDLATDLVKLYKKRFASDGYNQTLYNRYVGKGFPYFYYKDKGFLDSLTLTFKLKDSLFNRTFKRIPKDKEQVKLAKKRKLTKTEKKNNRIAAKEKNKNDRKYGFIKKDKSYTRNFKFLEVDPTVGYMKIKAFGNRNYKKFYKESFAKLDSAKTKNLILDLRDNVGGRISEVDYLYAYLTDKNYKLIEESEVANRLPYLSFLMSDASPNALKIVSGLFSPFIVIHNLIKTKKRDGRFYYNLRFSKEKAPKSMHYSGNLYVLINGNSFSASSLISTHLKTNKRVVFVGEETGGAYNGCVAGIYKIYEMPTSKLKIRMGLMQVETSYKQNPDGYGVKPDVKILPTIKDRNLKKDPELEWVLANIKKKKNS
- a CDS encoding pyridoxamine 5'-phosphate oxidase family protein gives rise to the protein MGKQFSKISLELQDFIKEQNIFFVGTAAQDGRVNISPKGHDSLRVLNPNKLVWLNLTGSGNETAAHLLKNDRMTVMFCAFEGKPLILRLYGNAKIYHERDAEFHQYIDLFEQNTGSRQIIELDIDLVQTSCGYSVPFMDFKEERGMLNSWSEKQGKEKIKTYWQEKNTKSIDGFETNIISS